In Neorhodopirellula lusitana, the following are encoded in one genomic region:
- a CDS encoding ABC transporter permease subunit/CPBP intramembrane protease: MSESSKQKRRAAMRAGRPRLSAIKLIYTREMRDQLRDRRTLFTIAVLPMLLYPLVGMLLLQIAQFTRQHTISVCVVGLEHVSGESSDVARQIGVEPLLVPVEADDSDSLVAKTDDQSASETQADRKKRRVLGKIHDGSANDYQFSSSLWETESNIDVFAYRADDLGSVESLGEKSQRWVRDQVFDCVVCVTRPLGHDSETPQSAAAGTDGEVDDAAGAAVGLYYNVASDQSMVAKDRVTSILNRWRGTWVRSRLSNAGVNLTLLDPFKINDVDIAPERTREAAFWSKLLPFIMLVWAMTGAFYPAIDLVAGEKERGTLETLLCSPALRGEIVWGKLGAVMTFSMMTAILNASSMLVTSTFVFNQIGVGPGGASMGSPPIVPMLWLLVALVPLSALFSALALAVAAMARSSKEGQYYLMPLMMVTLPLVLLPMLPGTTLNLGTSLIPVTGMFLLVRSLVEGHHLEALTFLPSVLLMTTGCLFLATRWARRQFESEAVLFGDGDQWELGAWMRHLWRDRQRAATPSIAYGCGAIILVALFFGKLAVTEMPDTFEGIAMLIFVPQIGLILAPTLLMATMMTTSLKSSLRLTNCPWRTWSLVAVLAVMLHPLYLQLASLVSHMYPLSPQALEAMRPFGEHISAASWVSVLLLMAALPAVCEELAFRGFIFGGLVRNNSPVRAVLVTAIMFGLSHGVLQQSISASFMGVLLGWIALRTGSVLPGILIHFGNNALSVSMMRIAELDLPLLKNLLSVDAVSGAPQYHWIWTGCALFVSAACVVGIYRTTHALDTCDSNDALADRLVSDQPVLDPSLKRLATN, encoded by the coding sequence ATGAGCGAATCGTCCAAACAAAAACGTCGCGCCGCGATGCGTGCCGGGCGTCCACGTTTATCAGCAATCAAGCTGATCTACACACGTGAAATGCGGGACCAATTGCGGGACCGACGGACGTTGTTCACGATCGCCGTTCTGCCGATGCTGCTGTACCCGCTGGTCGGGATGTTGCTTCTGCAAATCGCACAATTCACTCGCCAACACACGATTTCCGTTTGCGTGGTCGGCCTCGAGCATGTTTCGGGCGAATCGTCCGACGTGGCAAGGCAAATCGGTGTCGAACCACTGCTCGTGCCTGTGGAAGCGGATGATTCCGATTCGCTTGTTGCTAAGACCGACGACCAGTCAGCCAGTGAAACGCAGGCCGATAGGAAAAAGCGTCGAGTGCTCGGGAAAATTCACGACGGCTCAGCCAACGACTATCAATTTTCCAGCAGCCTTTGGGAAACCGAATCGAACATTGATGTATTCGCTTATCGGGCCGACGATCTTGGCAGTGTTGAAAGCTTGGGCGAGAAATCGCAGCGATGGGTTCGCGACCAGGTCTTCGACTGCGTCGTTTGCGTCACCAGACCACTCGGGCACGATTCGGAAACGCCGCAATCCGCTGCAGCGGGCACGGATGGCGAAGTTGACGATGCCGCAGGTGCCGCCGTTGGGCTCTATTACAACGTGGCCTCCGACCAGTCGATGGTCGCCAAGGACCGTGTCACTTCGATTCTGAATCGTTGGCGAGGGACCTGGGTGCGAAGCCGCTTATCCAACGCGGGCGTGAATTTGACGCTATTGGATCCATTTAAAATCAATGATGTTGACATCGCCCCGGAACGCACGCGAGAAGCAGCGTTCTGGAGCAAGTTGCTGCCCTTTATCATGCTGGTTTGGGCGATGACCGGTGCGTTCTATCCCGCGATTGACTTGGTCGCTGGTGAAAAAGAACGTGGCACACTGGAGACGCTCTTGTGCAGCCCCGCGCTACGCGGCGAAATTGTTTGGGGCAAACTCGGTGCCGTCATGACTTTTAGCATGATGACCGCGATCTTGAATGCCAGTTCGATGTTGGTGACCAGCACATTCGTATTCAATCAAATCGGTGTCGGGCCCGGTGGTGCGTCGATGGGTTCGCCTCCGATCGTTCCGATGTTGTGGTTGCTCGTCGCCCTCGTGCCGCTGTCCGCTTTGTTCAGTGCACTCGCTCTTGCCGTGGCCGCGATGGCCCGAAGTAGCAAGGAAGGCCAGTACTACCTGATGCCTTTGATGATGGTGACGCTTCCCCTTGTGTTGCTACCGATGTTGCCAGGCACCACTTTGAACTTGGGTACCAGCTTGATCCCTGTGACAGGCATGTTCTTGTTGGTGCGTAGCCTTGTCGAAGGCCATCATCTCGAAGCGTTAACGTTCCTGCCGTCGGTCTTGCTAATGACCACCGGTTGCCTGTTTTTGGCGACGCGTTGGGCTCGGCGTCAATTCGAATCCGAAGCCGTGCTGTTCGGTGACGGTGACCAATGGGAACTGGGTGCTTGGATGCGACACCTTTGGCGAGACCGACAACGAGCCGCCACGCCGTCGATCGCGTACGGATGCGGTGCGATTATCCTGGTCGCTCTGTTCTTCGGAAAACTGGCTGTTACGGAGATGCCCGATACGTTCGAAGGGATTGCGATGCTGATCTTTGTCCCGCAAATCGGGCTGATCCTGGCTCCCACGTTGCTGATGGCGACGATGATGACGACGTCGCTCAAATCCAGTCTCCGGCTTACGAATTGCCCTTGGCGAACTTGGTCGTTGGTCGCTGTGTTGGCCGTGATGCTGCACCCGTTGTACTTGCAACTGGCCTCCTTGGTGAGTCACATGTACCCGCTCAGTCCGCAGGCACTTGAGGCCATGCGGCCTTTCGGCGAGCACATCAGTGCGGCGTCGTGGGTGTCGGTGCTGTTGTTGATGGCAGCGTTGCCGGCGGTTTGCGAAGAGCTCGCTTTCCGAGGATTCATCTTTGGCGGCTTGGTGCGAAACAACAGTCCGGTTCGAGCTGTTTTGGTCACCGCGATCATGTTCGGCTTGTCGCACGGTGTGCTGCAACAGTCCATCTCGGCATCGTTCATGGGTGTGCTGTTAGGCTGGATCGCACTGCGAACCGGCAGCGTTCTGCCAGGCATCCTGATCCACTTCGGCAACAACGCATTGTCTGTTTCGATGATGCGAATCGCCGAGCTCGATTTGCCGTTGCTGAAAAACCTGCTGTCGGTTGACGCCGTCAGTGGCGCTCCGCAGTATCACTGGATTTGGACCGGTTGTGCACTGTTCGTTTCGGCAGCATGTGTCGTTGGGATCTACCGCACGACTCATGCGTTAGACACCTGCGACAGTAACGATGCTCTGGCTGATCGGCTCGTTAGCGACCAACCAGTCCTTGACCCATCGTTGAAACGTTTGGCAACGAACTAG
- a CDS encoding ATP-binding cassette domain-containing protein: protein MIHVQHLTKTYEDLRRGRFRAVDQVSFTVQPGEIFGLLGPNGAGKTTVLRILSTVLRPTSGIATIDGYDVTHEPAEVRRRIGFVSNNTAIYDRMTAWEMVEYFGKLHGMQNEFLKTRLEKLFEQLRMNEFRDVPGGKMSTGMRQKVSIARALVHDPPVLVFDEATLGLDVLVARNLLEVIRELRAAGKCLIFSTHIMSEVERLCDRIAIMHQGRILDSGTLEELTSRHSEDNFEELFFSLLSDHEDEHHTLEDGRMEVTQ, encoded by the coding sequence ATGATCCATGTGCAACATCTGACGAAAACGTACGAAGACCTGCGCCGAGGGCGATTTCGCGCCGTTGACCAAGTCTCATTCACAGTCCAGCCAGGCGAAATCTTTGGGTTGCTTGGACCCAATGGTGCCGGCAAGACAACGGTCCTGCGGATCTTGTCGACCGTCCTGCGGCCGACATCCGGCATCGCCACGATCGATGGCTACGATGTCACGCATGAACCCGCCGAGGTTCGCCGCCGGATTGGATTTGTCAGTAACAACACCGCGATTTACGACCGGATGACGGCGTGGGAAATGGTGGAGTACTTCGGCAAATTGCACGGCATGCAAAACGAGTTCCTGAAGACTCGACTTGAAAAGCTGTTTGAACAGCTACGGATGAACGAGTTTCGCGATGTCCCGGGCGGCAAAATGTCGACCGGCATGCGCCAAAAAGTTTCAATTGCGCGAGCTCTTGTGCATGACCCGCCCGTCTTGGTGTTTGACGAAGCGACGCTTGGATTGGACGTCTTGGTTGCACGTAATTTGTTGGAAGTCATCCGTGAGTTACGAGCGGCCGGGAAGTGCCTGATCTTTTCCACCCACATCATGAGCGAAGTGGAACGGTTGTGCGACCGTATCGCGATCATGCACCAAGGGCGAATTCTCGATTCGGGAACCCTGGAAGAGCTGACGTCGCGACACAGCGAAGATAATTTCGAAGAACTCTTTTTCAGTCTTTTAAGCGATCACGAGGACGAGCATCACACGCTTGAAGACGGTCGCATGGAGGTGACCCAATGA